CGATTACATATATTCATATGGTTATAAATCAAGTGATAAAAGTAATAAAGCCTAAAGAAGTTCGTTTAAATTCTAATCAAAGTTATCCAATTCAAGACATCTTATTCATGTCGCGTAGGTCAAGCAAGTGTTGTTTATCTGTTAATACTGGTGCCCAAGTGTCCAGTCAGCTTTCTCTAGACCACACGTAACGACTCAACTTTGCCAAAGAAAAAGTAGTTCTAGATGGTTCGCTCCAGTTGGCCAGTTATATAGATTAGACCCCGATAGATGCTATGTTGATTGACACAGAGTTAGAGTAGGTAGTAATATTGTTTGTTAGGGACCGAGACCGAGTGGCCTCAAGGTAATGGCGTTAGCCACGTAAGCTTAAAAGGCAGCGTGCAGGCTTGTTTCCAGCCTCAGccacttggtcactttttcttttgtatatgacatctattttacCTACCTTACAAATTAGTTATCAAGTTAAACTCAATACTAAAGAATTCTTAACCTAGGTAAGCAGGTAACTTCCCTCTACGCCCTACGGTTATACCCACAAAATACTCTATAAGAGttacttttaaattttaaatattgcgTCTGATTTTAGTTAATTACTGATATACGAGATATATAAGAGCTGAGCTCCAGAAGTCTGTGTACTTTAAGTAAATATTGATTAATTAATGCAAGTTTTGTGCCAGTTCTAGTAAGTCATCGAGTTTTATAAATACTCCTTGTCATGAGCATGATTTTATCTAAATACTTGTATTAGGTACATAATCTAAGCGATCTCTCATCACCCATGTAATGGGTGAAACATGACGACAATTACTTTCTCTGCGCCTGATTAAGCATTATTTCAGGGCTGGTGCGACGTGCAGTACGACCCTAATTCCGCGGCGCCCTGCGACACGGGACTGTGCCAGCTGCCGGACTGCTTCTGTACTAAAACAGGGTCTGAGATCCCTGGTGGTTTAGTTCCAAACCAGGTAATAAATAGGTACCCAATTATAAACGACATATTTTAGGTGTAACTAAATTTCAAAGCACTTATTTGTTTTGTGTGTTGTGTAATCTTAGATTAAAGTTCTGGTTTTCCAGCCTCTAAAAAcctaagtaaaaattaaatgacGGAAGAATCTGGAAATGCTAAAGATACGTAATACAGTACAAAAGTCTAAAGTTTCTTGACTGTAGTTCTCCATCTCGAGTCCAAGTATGATGAACACCAAAGAAAACTCTAAATTATTTACGTCACCTACTATTATTATGTTGTAGACTCCTCAAATGATCACCCTGACCTTCCACGGGCCAGTAAACCACGAGAACTGGGACGTGTTCACAAAGCACCTGTTCACTCCCGAGCGCCGAAATCCAAACGGCTGCAACATAAAGGCGACGTTCTTCATCCCGCATCAATACACCAACTACAGGCACGTGCAGAAGCTGTGGAACGAGGGACATGAGATCGCTGTCAACTCTATTACGTAAGTGTTGTATTCAAATAGTACTTGTTCACGCCTGAGCGCCGAAATCTGAACGGGTGCAATATAAAGGCGACGTTCTTCATCCCGCACCAGTACACCAACTTACCAGTACATGTGCAGACACTATGGAACGAGGGGCATGATATCGCTGTCAACTCTGTTACGTAAGTGCGTACGATTTATTCTCTTGATAGTTGTGTTATGGTTTTGTCGGTCGGTATAAATGGTGCTTACTGTGTTAAATGTATATCATCAATATACAACCACAATTTCCCACTAGGTGTATTGCAATTTCCTCCCCTAATCACCAACTCGCCAGCATATGCAGACTGGAACGACGGGCATGAAATACCTGTcaactatgtatgtatgttacgtAAGTTAAGGCGTATAGGCGTACGTATTGGATTAGATTACATTTAAACTTCGAGATTTTTCAATCCACTCAGGTTACATCTCGAATGAGAATATGGCGTAATGACATTAGATTCGCATCGTATTGATTCGTGTGAACTGAATTTAACGTACAAACGAAAAACAGAATGTTAACATTGAAATTAAGTAAGAGAACATTTGGATTCGTTTTAGATAAACGGAATTCCAATAAAATCAGCAATACTGTAATggcaaaaaacaaaacaaatattagtTCCTTCCAGTCTTCAAActctagtacctgggcgaccgagcttgctcggttataactatttattgtaatatggtggtcaataggtgataatcttaactacatttttttactaaattaaacttgtctaaaacaataaaaattaaaaaattatataaacttgaacatataaaaaaaaagaacaaaagttagtcaccgggcgagattcgaacccgtaacactcgtttagtagtccgcgtcttaacccgctggaccagacggacagtggcgagcaacacgaaattagcgaccatattctgcgtcgtgagaaaaacgcatgaaaactcgaaaacacgcgttttcccaaacataagactaatctagatcgattgtttacccccagaaacccccatataccaaatttcagtaaaatcgttagagccgtttccgagatcccggaaatatacaagaattgctcgtttaaaggtataagattataggTACCTAAGAAGATGATACGGCCAATTGCAGTTCTCTACCGCGCAGTTTTggaatatataggtaataatagGTATAAGTACCAGACACAAAGTACATTAAATAACCTTTTGATTACAGAAATCGCGGGCCCGAAGAATGGTGGTCCAAAAACGCCACTGTAGAGGATTGGTTCGATGAGATGGTCGGTCAAGCGAACATTATCAACAGATTCGCTAAAGTACGCATGGAAGACTTCaggtaaatacataatatgtactttACTATCATTCACTACTTCCAAAATCCATTTTGtgtccggctcgaaggaccactACCGATTTATATTCGGAAAAGCATTTAAGCGTCTTTGTCGATGGACTACATTTATGCAGGTCAAACGTGCAAAACGAATGCAGTTTTTTAacgattttcaattgtttcagGGGCCTCCGCGTGCCGTATCTGTCGCTGGGCTGGAACCGTCAGTTCCTCATGATGCAAGAGTTTGGCTTCGTGTACGATGCGACGGCGGTCGCGCCGGCGTCGGACCCGCCGTACTGGCCGTACACGTTAGACTATAAAATGCCGCACAAGTGTTCCGGTAAATTTCTTTATGAGTTGCTTGTTACTAAAAATTAGGGTGGTTACTTATATGTTCGGGCTCAGTGGTCGGGTTAGTGTACTGTACGGGTCGCGTGCTGCGTTGACCGTACACGATCCACTGAGTAATAAAACAATTGCTGCAGCCATAAAATCGTACATATGTTATTGCCTATTTTGTAAAACATGTCCtacaactaaataaatagtacggtcgccaaatctcaaaagccctctagaaacacgatttaattgactcggctcggccttacccacaaccggtatcaatgtgttcggacagttctcctgatcaccgtacatgcggtagtaaagcggaaaaatggtggaggggatagtaatgacgtcacaaagatggcggccggacctattctttttggcggtgtatctcgaaaaccacttaaccgattttaatcgtcgaggtgtcaaataatagcttatattatggagattatttccttttctacaaacatttacgtgaaacctataggaaaaaaaataatcacaaaaaacagtttttttataaaattattattttttattttgtaaaaatctccgtaaatattagcatttcgcaaattttgtttaatataaaacatattgcttcattatcaaggaatataatgagccttaaaacatacagatcgagtaataaacaatgaagctacactcatttatttgcgcatgggtaacgataactggcttttaccggtcgaaactgtggtgactgttacgatacgtattgaatggaatttatagagtatcggttttaattactgaaattataattaaaattataaaaaccagacacaataatgttaccttacttcgacgtttagtctcttttttcgtcttaatcataggtaagtacatatttcttattacttaaaaattttatacaggatgAACTTTTaaccaagccgctccgaggccagatttaattgactcagctcggccttacccacaaccggtatcaatgtgttcgggcgtttctcctgatcaccgtacatgcggtagtaaagcggaaaaatggtgggaggggatagtaatgacgtcacaaagatggcgtccggacctattctttttggcggtgtatctcgaaaaccacttaaccgattgtattcatcgaggtgtcaactaatagcttatattatggagattatttcctttttacaaacatttacgtgaaacctataggaaaataataatcacaaaaaacatttttttttatacatttggttggtaggtttgtcttatgttttaaagcagtaaaatctttcaagtcgaaacacagtataaatatacattttgttgtctaatctaaaagtatgatgttcattgtttaagactgattagtgattactgaattaaataacatgctatttgttatttttgttttattttttaaatcaggtattaatttattcactatgtatcactatacaggcaaaatgtgtatcatagttggtctgtaagtacttactacttgtgtcgaatataggtataagatgaaattttaaccaccagccatactctgcgcagtgactttacaggtcatactgaacaacttttattatgggactaatgccgaatcacgcaagaaaatttggatctggaatgacacccactggctgtgccctaccacacaaagcgagatgacattcacaatgcccatacctctcttttggacgtagtttaaggacgtacccgggtccatgacgcatgctcgccacaccgctgcttaaaataagctgacgcaccgtaaattgaactgcgtaaaaatcgcaaaaaatattacacggagatcttatggcagacaccgtaccggtgacgtaaaagacgcaactgttttgcgaacaaaaaagattcgcgtgaagcacgtcactgcgattccgtaccgtcaccgttttttaaacagcggtgtggggagcatgcgtcaaaaacggtacgcatacgacgcgtcactgcaattccgtatcgtgaccgttttttaagctgcggtctggtcgcaccttgtattgtattgtattgtattgtattgtattcgggcgatttttccgcaactcgacgacttgcgcctattttgcgtgatatgttgggggtgggctagtcctgccagcccagctcctcgaggaatcctatcaaacctttgatgttgagtaggacctcggggaggtctctcggagatccgagatgtttagccctgtatggagtcactccgctgcattccagcaccacgtgagaggctgtttcttctgtctccatgcaacctcggcacaggggactgtctgtgacacctgttgtgaaaagatgtttgttaaatagtccatgacctgttatgtcactggttaccatactcagtcggaccttccctagttgcaggagcgcccttgtgagttttccgttgatgccaggcatggcttcttttgcctgtctgcatccagtctggttcagccagtgttctgtgtgtagtttccctgtacgtgccagcagcattgagcgtaccttgctaaatggtatcggaagaatcggttccggaccaatcgcccccgcattcgatccttgcctggcaagctcgtccgcagcatcgttacctcgggatccactgtgtcccttgatccattgtagggtgatcttgttattatgacatacctccattagtcgttcgtggcattcgtgtataagtttggatgtaactatatggctatttagagccattaagactgctctactgtcggagagtatgcggatggaggatcctactaccttccttgcagtgatgacagccgccgcgtttatgatgcccatgcactcagcttggaataccgagttatgggctcctagcggagtggtgatcgacatgttcaggtcttctgagaaggttccagagcccgatccgctgtctgttttggacccatcagtgaagattctcagctcccggggattgagtccttcatgattgtcgtcctcatataactgtattttgtaccttttatcgaagatagcttgtttgtgaatccggtccgtgcctgacctaagcactggaaattcgtcatacaccttttccaggcattttgtgtgaagagctcactgtgatgttagaccatatcttgagggttcgcaaccttaccactgagagactggcctcttgctgtatgtgtaggtgcagcggtggaaggtttagcatgacctccatggctgcagtcggggtagacctcgtgcagccagtggtggccgcgcatgcgagcctttgaagtctttgtagtttgtctcgtacgttgcctaggtttgttcttggccaccaaaccagagcaccgtaacagagtaaggggcggattatcgtcttatagagccagagggtaattttcgggttgagtccccacctcttaccaatcatccttctgcactgccagaagacaactcccgccttgtctatccgtttgttgatgtggttgttccaattgagtttattgtcgagagttagtcctaagtacttaacttcatcggacagctgtagctcagtttggaaaagtgttggtctggtaaagttggtcgcacctttatatggaacagtcaaaatttttttcgcgatttcggaattggtcccatagtaaaagttgttaagtatgacctataaagtcgctgcgcagagtatgactggtggttaaaagttcaccctgtataaattttttaagtaaaaagaaatatgtacctacctatgattaagacgaaaaaagagactaaacgtcgaagtaaggtaacattattgtgtctggtttttataattttaattataatttcagtaattaaaaccgatactctataaattccattcaatacgtatcgtaacagtcacctcagtttcgaccggtaaaagccagttatcgttacccatgcgcaaataaatgagtgtagcttcattgtttattactcgatctgtatgttttaaggctcattatattccttgataatgaagcaatatgttttatattaaacaaaatttgcgaaatgctaatatttacggagatttttacaaaataaaaaataatcattttataaaaaaactgttttttgtgattattttttttcctataggtttcacgtaaatgtttgtagaaaaggaaataatctccataatataagctattatttgacacctcgatgattaaaatcggttaagtggttttcgagatacaccgccaaaaagaataagtccggccgccatctttgtgacgtcattactatcccctccaccatttttccgctttactaccgcatgtacggtgatcaggagaactgtccgaacacattgataccggttgtgggtaaggccgagctgagtcaattaaatctggcctctgagcggcttggcgaccgtactaaaatGTAGTGTCAGCGTCACTGAGAGTGAAAGCGGAAAAATCGGGCTCAGAGATGACATAAACATTGCCGTtaattctttttagggttccgtacccaaagggtcaaacgggaccgtattactgagacttcgctgtccgtccgtccgtccgtccgtctgtcaccaggctgtatctcatgaaccgtgatagctagacagttgaaatttttacagttggtgtatttctgttgccgctataaaaacaaacactaaaaacagaatacaataaatatttaagggggctcccatacaacaaacataatttttttgccgtttttataaataatggtacggaacccttcggaagtttttatataaacatttcaatattgacattgtaaatATCTAGTTGTAGTATCTTAGATTTATGTTTTatggtttatgtttttttttttgttccttattgttatattatattattttttgtgttattttgcatgccagttgctggtaaaatgtgtgtttcctatgattaatgtaaataacttaTGTACCACATTTTATGCGGAATAaatgacttgacttgacttgacttgaacgcgagtccgactcgcagttgcccggttttttaataCGCGATGTTCACTGTGTACGAGACATCTTTGATCAACATGTAATTAGACCGTGCGACCGATTAAGTAACAGTTATGCCGCTGCCGCTGTCGACTAGAAACTCGCAAGATGTACGTGAAGATTACATAACAAAAGCATTACCCTCTTTCCTGGCATAAAAGTGCTAAAGCCTTTCCGTAACGTAAACATGCATGACAATATCGAATTTTGTTAACGCATGTTTCCGCGCACAGTTCCGAATATCGTCATGCGATTGCATGATAAAATCGCAATTACCATTCGACATTGTTGTTTACGACTTTTTTTATTCGAGCTGTTAATAACAGGAAGGAATCTGCCTTCACGCTTGTGCGGTTTATTTCCTTAGGAAGACCTTTCTTTACATGATAAAAGTGGAACACAGGTTTAACATACTTATGGTACATTCCCTTGAAGTTATATGTAGAATCAAGTCAATTCCTCGAACCTTCCaaacataaatttaaaaaacatttcaaCAGGAAACCAGTACTGCCCAACACGGAGCTACGCCGGCCTGTGGGAGATGCCCATAAACCCATTCCGACACGAAGGAGGAAAGGAAGGCGAAGAAGAATGTACGACCCTGGAGCACTGCCCCAAGCTGACAGATAAGGATGTGTATGATGACCTGGTCAGCAACTTCAAAAGACATTATCTGAAGAACAGGGCTCCGTTTGGCATTCATTTGAATGCTACATGGTTGAAGAATGCTGATTATTGGCATGCATTTAAGgtaattatatttaagaacACAGTTCTGAGGCCTGACAAAAGAGTCGCCGTTAGATATTGAACAAACCATGTTCTCACAAATATCAAAACTAGAATCTATTGCCAAGGCGCTACAATGAGTTTTTGAGTTGTGGGTTGTGAACAACTTGCATAgtccctaaaaatatttttaatgaccattatttttttcaattctgGTGATAATAAAATTGACGGTTTGGCTAATTTGAAATATGCCATATAGGCAAAAGAAGAAAATAGTTTCTCCCAAATCTCATATCTCCTCTTCCTCAACCtatatgaaataatacaatgtaattttcttttacagaaATTTATTAGTGAATTAATGAAACTACCAGATGTCTACTTTGTGACAAACAAGCAAGCCATTGAATGGATGAAGCGGCCAACGCCAGTGCTACATATAAACAAGtttgagccgtggcaatgtaAAAAACAAAGTTTGGACGATGTTGAATATGCCTGCCACAAACCAAGGACTTGTAAACTACAGTCAAAAGTTCTACAGCATGATAAATACATGATAACCTGTCAGGGTTGTCCACAAAGTTATCCATGGATAAGGAATGAGTTTGgattagattaatatttaaaaataatgtaccaTCTTTAACACAGTTAATTGactatttgtatattttctatACCTTATTGGAACAAGATACAGTATACCAATGGTCATTTAagtgtgttgctgttagtaaATATGCTATAACTTACGACTTAAGTTACCAGTGGAGCAAATGACTTGATGAATGAATCTGGACATGTTTGTtccatattatgttattatgttattgtttgtatgtttgtgtatttaatgtaataggttttttaaatgttaagcATGAgtgcaataatttattttttgtagataataaataaaaatattttttttgttggttTGGATTTGAAACTACAGTATGGtccttaaaatatttaatgtagacttaaaaatataaaagatacATTACACAGACTATCCTTCTTGGGTGATGAAGGGGTTTGGAATGGCCTCCATTCCGTCCATGGGACAGATCAACACCACTGAGGTTCCTCGGCACACAACTAGTCCTAATGCTCTTGTGTCATCTAGCAGTTTGTATGGGTCATCAGGATctgtaaaaaataagtaaaaactgTTATAAGCAGCAACCCttataatgaaatattgatACATAATAGCAAAACTACTCGATCAACTTGCCACAAATCAATAGTCTAATGTTTGTGAAAGTATTCAACTGAAACTACAACGTAATTGCATATGCCTTTTGAGTTGTTGTAAGTAAgcaatatgaaaataaaataagagaGTACATAATTACTACTCTTTATTTTACCGCAAGGCTGATCCTATACTAACCTCTAAGAAATTCGGTGGTGTTATCAAGCACCAAGTTAAGCAGAGGATCATAACCCTTCAAAATGCCGGCGGCCTCGCGCCCTCCGGCGAACTTCACTCGTATACTCTTCTCCAAGTATTTACTCAAGTCGAGAATTGACTCTTTCCTTCGCTTTTCCTTTCCATCTCCTGCTCCTTGAGGACCCTATGAGGGaggtataaataaaaacgttaTGTAAATGCaagacaatattaaattttgtgtTCCTTACAAATATGTTGTTTTTGTTACCTTTGCCTTATCACCGCCTCCTTCTTTAGAAGCCATTATATGACAATACTAATCAATACTTGGCTATTCTAGAAAGTTTTACTGCGGCTATCAGCTGTGTTTgcaagcaataaaattcaaaaatgcaagttcaaaacaataatttaaggTTATGTTAAACGCGATGGCAGCTGTCAAACGATCAATTGTCAATATTGGAGGGAAACAAATGGTTTCCGAACGAATATGATGAGAAGATAGaggtattatattctttgatagagTCGCTAgacaaatattgttgacagatattttcatgttgtatcaccaattgtctatgatataaaaaaaagcggccaagtgcgagtcggactcgcccatgaagggttccgtaccatttatgacgtattaaaaaaactacttactagatctcgttcaaaccaattttcggtggaagtttgcatggtaatatatatcatatatatatatatatatattttggttttatcattctgttattttagaagttacagggggaggggggacacattttaccactttggaagtgtctatCCCGCAAAATATTCagcatagaaaaaaaaatatatattagaaaccttaatatcatttttgaagacctatccatagataccccacacgtatgagtttgatgaagaaaaaaaattattaatacctgaatctcatgaacaggacaagtgtgtaaagaaacggataaactagaagttctggaaaatatcgataaaatcgaaacattggaacgtaactAGTTACTGAATactaatatttagaagaaaccTGTGGAatgactggtcagtagtaaaattatattgttataaaaatatataaaaatatcttggcggaACATGTCTTCATCATGCGAAATATATTGTACTTTACATACCTATAGAGGTAGAAATTACATGAGCTGAATTTGAGTGCACGTCAATGTATATTAActtatttccttaggtaccttacgtgtgcacagaaaatcaaaaatattttctagtaccAAAACTATAACacctactacacaaagtgtgaccagcccaagattttatgaatttcccgccaaaatatcgtgtaatatttcagtagcccGACTCTGTGTTTCCTTTCTCCAAAAATACAGATTGATACTACAGATTTAAAGTTAGTTTAAGTCCCGGATAGAAGTGCGACGACGACTTTTTTTGCGCTCGTGTGTcagcctaagtacgcgtaccttacaagcgaaaaaagtcgtCGACCCATACGtacgcgaacttactcgccagTCTATCACCCACTTTACAGTAATTCACAAAcaataaatcataaattaagGCAACATTTAccattaaaaactttttacaactTATATATAATTCTTTCAaatattaaaagtttttattacgtTTTCACAATTTCTGCACGTTAGGGTTGctagtttttataatattgttgaaattcaatattttacatattcagTTTTTGCTGTAGTTTTTATCggttgaaatttgaaataacaaaaaaaatggtttacgTAGTATCCAGCCGtaactatcagttgtttcaaaCTTACTTGTTTGTAAGAACCACGTGGACGTTCTTGGATGATTCATGTCAGCTTGTagggattttaatttttttgtatgccCACCCCAATTTGACGTTTCAATGTTTTGACGTAAACAAGAAATACGcccgtaaaaatattttgctgtTCAATTATGT
This Cydia pomonella isolate Wapato2018A chromosome 16, ilCydPomo1, whole genome shotgun sequence DNA region includes the following protein-coding sequences:
- the LOC133526185 gene encoding chitin deacetylase 1, with translation MRLLLATLAVCAALGSCSKLKGLPINRKQKIISALRGQDSKFPLLSPEKQFEYLLYIKKVPKGFKQPTNTISEYAKLFSNLITGVQGKHRNKKHVLSKRSTSNLKCHENGRFYRNPDRTDEATWTNDECAKYYLCLQNEVFEFRCSPGLLFDVNRQLCDQAQNVHNCDVTTETHIPKPLLENGSCANETHLACANGNCVPAEYFCDGSNDCADSSDEGWCDVQYDPNSAAPCDTGLCQLPDCFCTKTGSEIPGGLVPNQTPQMITLTFHGPVNHENWDVFTKHLFTPERRNPNGCNIKATFFIPHQYTNYRHVQKLWNEGHEIAVNSITNRGPEEWWSKNATVEDWFDEMVGQANIINRFAKVRMEDFRGLRVPYLSLGWNRQFLMMQEFGFVYDATAVAPASDPPYWPYTLDYKMPHKCSGNQYCPTRSYAGLWEMPINPFRHEGGKEGEEECTTLEHCPKLTDKDVYDDLVSNFKRHYLKNRAPFGIHLNATWLKNADYWHAFKKFISELMKLPDVYFVTNKQAIEWMKRPTPVLHINKFEPWQCKKQSLDDVEYACHKPRTCKLQSKVLQHDKYMITCQGCPQSYPWIRNEFGLD
- the LOC133526186 gene encoding U6 snRNA-associated Sm-like protein LSm7, with protein sequence MASKEGGGDKAKGPQGAGDGKEKRRKESILDLSKYLEKSIRVKFAGGREAAGILKGYDPLLNLVLDNTTEFLRDPDDPYKLLDDTRALGLVVCRGTSVVLICPMDGMEAIPNPFITQEG